The region AATTCTGTCCTAGCAGCTTGGTACTTTGTAGCCTTATTTATTAAgctttatataacaacattcccTAGAGATTATTGTATTGTACTTTTAGCCTTCAGAAGTAGGTTCAGACTGAACTttactcagtgttgtgttggatggtGTTTCCAGGTTCCACTGTGTTTCTTCTGCAGGTTTTGGTTTGTTAGAAGTTTTTTTTCTTTATAGTCCTTGGGAGTAATAGTCCACTCTGGTAATTTTGTCTTAAATCAAGGTTTTAGGTGTGGAATTGTGATGTGGATTGAAGGTTTTGATGTTCAGGTTTGTATCCTGTATGAGTCCTTGTGAAACAATGCAAGTTTATCTACATTTATCCAAATCTAATTCTATATTTTTTTTCAGAAGAACTcaggagtgtctctctctctctctctcaattcacttcaattcaattcaagggtccACTGTGAGTAGAGACGACCCCTGAACTCTAACCCCTGATCTCTGATCAACCCCTCAATCCTAACCTCTGACTGACCCCTCTACCCCTGACCCCTTGTTCTGACAAACTGTGTGTGTTCCTCCCATCCCCTGGAGGGAACCGTATTGCTCTGTAAACTGTATAGGCCTACAAAGGACACGAGTTGAACTAAGCTGTCCCTAGCTGGCTTTATTATGCATTGTTCAGGTTGGCAGCATAAGCCACGTTTTACACCTGGAGCTAACATGCGTCCTGTCTCTTGatgttgtccacattctgattgtgcctacATGTTATTGACGCCATAAGTCAGCAGTGCCACTTGTCAATAATTTTTTAGAGGATAATGATGATTATCTGACTACCTGTGGAGGTGATCAGACAGATCTGATCACAATAGGTATTTTAAAAGTCTACAACTGTCTTAACATGTGGGCACAATCAGGACAAAGGATGCTTGTTAGAACCAGGTTTACATTTACAAGGTATAAATGAACCAGGTATAAATTAACCAGGTATAAATGAACAAgatatgcagtgcattcggaaagtattcagaccccttgacttattccacattttgttggattgatgagggaaaaaagggagaggttgttgtcctggcaccacacggccaggtctctgacctcctccctataggctgtctcgtcgttgtcggtgatcaggccactaccactgttgtgtcatcagcaaacttaatgatggtgttggagtcgtgcctggctgtgcagtcgtgggtgaacaagggagtacaggaggcaaagcgtcaatacaggactaagatcgaatcgtactacaccggcaccACGTATGTGATGTATGTCACACGTTGCTATTTCACAAAAGAGGCATTTGAAcgtttataaaaaatgtttttattagaaTGCGTTTTTTTAAAAGCAGAAattccttctggaacatgtgaactttcatgtgccttaaaagaaacttgtatgccatctgtaaatacaattgATAAATGACAAGCCTAGTCGGTTTAGCCcttccgctagccatgattggctgagataatggatgggctgaacatgccgagagatgagttcggattggtctgccatgtaacacacttctgtctataacaggGTGGGCAATCCCAGTCCTCGAGGACCTGATTGGTGTTACAGTTTTGCCCCagacccagctaacacacctgactccaataatcacctaatcatgatcttcagtttagaatacaatttgattaatcagctgtgttgctAAGAAAAAAATGGGACACTAATCATGCCCTTGAGGACTGAAGTTGTCCACCCCTGGTCAAGaaaatgagctgctcagtatgtgtagatagtCCTTGCTACCGCAGGTTTTTggaaagatataacgttagccataGAGATCTGCAAAACGTGTTGCTACTGCGCTCAACAACATTGCTGGCCAGAATTTAGCAGACGTTATCGACAAAGATTATTGGgcaaaagttgtgatggactactttctgcacaaggtcagtgtgaaccagagtgacctaacacaacaatgggccaaacaagctgtagctagctacagacgGAAACGACACGCTGCCGTGAAGCCTTcatctatgtacagtatatacgggtaagagtctagctacattttcagatattaaacATTTTCAAAttgtcttttttttgggggggggggggtttgtcatagcatttctttcacatgacccatcaatttagacaggTGTATCTGGTAGTGGTGTGCTGACATGGTCATGCTCCTTGTCCTAATCATATCCATAAATTGAGTTGATAGTCAGATCGGATTCTACTCGTGATCTGATAAGATATTTTAATATGCGCGAATAGATATTGGCAAAATACCTCCCTGCAAGTTCTCACTGCAAGAAAAAGCTGTGTTTAATCTTTTTACCctaccctctccttccctccttgatAGATATTATGCACATTGATAGCTTGATAGCGAACATCCTCACCGTGTGATTTGTCATAGTAACAGGCAGCAGAAATCGAAATGATCAGACCCGAAAACATGCGAGCAAAAGTGATTGGGTGAAATGAAGTGAGTAGACAGAGACATAGCGGGATTAATGTACAGCCCTTTTCTTTACAGACAGGCAGTTGCGTTATTTGTGACTGACCGGCTCAATCTTGCGTATCAACatttttaaattgtgtttttaacattggataaaagtgaagattcagagctacagtgctttcggaaagtattcagacaccttgactttttccacattttgttacgttacagccttattctaaaattgattcaattgtccccccccccccgtcaatctacacacaatacctcataatgacaaagcaaagacagctttttagaaatgtttgcaaaattatttaaaaaaacccctgaaatatcacatttacataagaattcagaccctttactcagtactttgttgaagcagcgattacagcctcaagtcttcttgggtatgacgctaaataATGTTTTTATTAATTCTGTATTAAGTCACTGCAAATAACAAAAACGTCACAATAAACTTAAAGCATGTTCTTCCTTTTTTTGCACTGCATGGATCACTGGTATGGTTGAATGCAGCATTGCTGTATGTTGCACTCAAAATGTCTTGTAGATGAGTAGCCAGCCTAGGCTACCGCTCAAATCTTGCTCtaataggcctacatgtttctCCTTTGCATGGTGTTCTGTAGCAAGTTTAGTTTTTTGGTTATTCATTGTCAAGCTCATCCAAAAAGTTATACCAACAGTCTAGCAtggtggtgtgatggtttggggatgctttgatGTCTCAGGACCTGGacaacttgccttaatagaaggaaccatgaattctgctctgtatcagagaattctacaggagaatgtcaggccatccgtctgtgagctgaagcgcaGCTGAGTCATGTGGCAAGGTAATGATTCTGTGTATCACtctgtcccaaatgacacactattccctattttagtgcattacttttgaccacagccatcgttctctggtcaaaagtagtgcactatatagagaattgggtgccattggggaatgatccaaaacacacaatcaagtctacatgaaaatggccaaaaagtaacacatttgaagttttggaatggcctagtcaaagcccagacctaatcccaattggcaggacttgaaacgagcagttcatgcttggaAAACCCCagaaatgtcgctgagttaaagcacttctacatggaagagtgggccaaaattcctccacagcgatgtgagactgatcaacaaatacaggaagtgtttggttggagtcatttcaGTTAAAAGGCTGGCCAACCAGTTAGTGTAGGAGACAATTACTTTTCCCACACGGGGACATTGGGTGTTTGTTTGTGAAATATGTATGTGATTGTTGTGTTACTTGTAACAGTCAGTATacaaaaaaaatatgcaaaagtagagaaagGGGGcagatacttatgtaaataagtgttGCCACCTTACTTTCATGCACGACTCAAAGCAAATCTACTACTTTTATTGTTCATAAAATACCGTCAAATACGAAACATGTTGTGATATGATCCTACTCTTccacatagatttttctattgtgttattgactacgtttgtttatgagtaactctgtgttgttgtctgtgtcgaactgcttcatcttggccaggtctcagttgtaaatgagaacttgttctcaactggactacctggttaaataaaaggtgaaatacaaaaaacattaAATGATATCTTGGTCATATTGTCCAGCCCCACATCCCGAGGTTCTCTTGGAGAGTATTTATTTATTACAAACATTACTCAGTTAGATTTTTAGATCACATTGAAAAACACTTTAAATTCACAAGAGCTGTGACATAGAACATGAGGTAAAACACCAGTAAACTGTAGAGAAACACACACTGGGTataaaacacgtatacaaaagcCATGTTTAGACAGGCAGTCAGAAGTGACTCACATCAGTTTTTTTTGGCATATCTGATACAGATCTGATCTCTGAGAAACTGATTGTAAAAGATTTCATAGCTTGTTTCATAGTAATTGAACCTCAACTCGCACGTGCCCATGCACGCACACTCACACTAAAAATCTCAAAATAATCCACAGTAAAAGATCCCTGAGGTTATTCATGACGCTGCTCAGTGCTTTAAATTATACTGTCTGTTAATCCTGTCGGACCAAACATCTAAGATCTCACTCCAGGTTCCCCTGCGTCAGGGGATAAACATGATAATGAACctacatttatagtctcttcagtCTGTCCAGCAGCTTGCTAgaggtgggcaactccagtcctcaagggCCTGATTGACGTCACACTTTTTCGCCAACCTTAGCAAACGCtaattaatcaaattgcattctaaactgaagatcatgattagggcGGCAGCATAGTgtagtggtggcaggtagcctagtggttagagcgttggactagtaaccggaaggttgcaagatcgaatccctgagctgacaaggtaaaaatctgtcgttctgcccctgaacaaggcagttaacccactgttcctaggccgtcattgtacataagaatttgttcttaactgtcttgcctagttaaagcaAATACATttggtgattattggagtcaggtgtgttagctggggcaaaactgacaccaatcaggccctggaGGACTGGAAGTACCTGTTCTAGTACATTCCAAAAACAGATGGTCTACTTTGGGCAAATTCTCAATGCGAACCTCAGTGAAGACCAACTGTGTCCCGCAGAGCAAAATACCCCtgccctaggtacagatctaggatcagctttccctCCAATCCTAACCAGGGGAGTTTGCTCTGGCCAAGGTGAGCCCATCCTGGGCAGAGTCATTACAGGAGTGCACCTGGGTCTGGTGGAAGCTCCAGAGATGAAGCAGGTCTGTGGGTAGCAGCTTGTGGAGGACCATGATACTGTGGTAGTGACAAGATAATGGTCTTAGGGTTGCAAAATACTtataactttccccaaattccctggttttccaaaAAATCCTGGTTGTAGGATTCTTGGATTTTCTTCTTATTCTCTCATAATGCCAGGAATCTTCTAACCAGGATTCCTTATACAGTACCGGGAATTTTGGAACTCTAAAAGTACTGCTGTATGCAAAATAGACATTGTACATTACACGCTGGACATAATACATAGATTGCACGTGACCTatgtcatatacagtaccagtcaaaagttcagttactacatgattccatttgttatttcatagtttgtcttcactattattctacaatgcataaaatagtaaaaataaagaaaaacccttgaatgagtaggtgtccaaacttttgactggtactgtatattgtacaCATCCCGTACAGCCAGAAACATAACACACTGGTCCTTACACATTCTGGCGCGCCTGACAGAGCTCAGCTACTTGTTGCCGTTTAGGTGTTTGATAGACATGGAAATGAAAGAGTACTTTTACCTGTTGAGGTAGTGACAGGGGTGGCGGGAGGGAGAGTACTCCACAGGCATGAAGCCAGGATGGTGTCTGGCTGGTAGGTTAGCtgcctgggggggggggtgggggttagagcattggactattaACCGAgatgttgcaagatcaaatccccgatcaaatctgtcattctgcccctgaacaaggcagttagcctaggaacagtgggttgtcattgtgaaataagaatttgttaactgacttgcctagttaaataaaagataACAATTAAAATGATTGGCTCAAGGAATGACTGCGTCTACCTGTATATTTCTAAATGACCAAATATTATTGAAATAACATTTTGCATGCGATGGTGAGCAGTATAAAACTCATCCAATCAACCAATGAACTCACCTGTGCGACCATGCCGACGTAAGCATCGTCGATGGGGAAGAGAGGCACCCTGGTGGAggcgtggaggaggagagagagggcatcTCTGGAGAGGAGGTAGCCCCCGCCCCCAGCGTAGGGGGGGTAGGGGCCAGAGTACAAGGAGTAGGGGACGTAGTACTTGTTCCACCATATACGCACAGGGTAGGTTTCCACAAAGATACGTCCCATGTATAGAGGCTGGGGAgaccctgcccctctctctctccctgcccctccctctgttcctctctctctccctgcccctccctctgttcctctctctctccctgcccctcgctctgcccctctctctctccctgcccctcgctctctccctgcccctcgcTCTgttcctcgctctctccctgcccctcgcTCTgttcctcgctctctccctgcccctccctctgttcctcgctctctccctgcccctccctctgttcctcgctctctccctgcccctggtcctatcactctcttcatctcagtccccctcttcatccctctccctccccttatcAATGTCTCTTCCcctatctccatctctccctcttctcctctcctcatccctctctccctgttctgtAGGAACCCCACCACTCTCTCCACATCCACGTAAACATCATCGTCCCCCTTTAGAATATAGAGAACGGTTGTAGAACACTCCTGGTGGAACCAGTTCCAGAACAGAACCTCTTTCAGAGTCACATTGTAAAATGATTCTCTGAACCCCCACTGGAGGATGTCCCCgtatctctcactctcctcccccacctccgggtcgcccccttcctcccccctgtctctccccaggcCCAGTAGAAACACCCTCCTCACCCCCtggcctctccactccctctcacCGCCCCAGGTGGCTCGTATGG is a window of Salmo salar chromosome ssa18, Ssal_v3.1, whole genome shotgun sequence DNA encoding:
- the LOC106578060 gene encoding UDP-GlcNAc:betaGal beta-1,3-N-acetylglucosaminyltransferase 7 isoform X1 codes for the protein MGRIFVETYPVRIWWNKYYVPYSLYSGPYPPYAGGGGYLLSRDALSLLLHASTRVPLFPIDDAYVGMVAQAANLPARHHPGFMPVEYSPSRHPCHYLNSIMVLHKLLPTDLLHLWSFHQTQVHSCNDSAQDGLTLARANSPG
- the LOC106578060 gene encoding UDP-GlcNAc:betaGal beta-1,3-N-acetylglucosaminyltransferase 8 isoform X2, whose product is MGRIFVETYPVRIWWNKYYVPYSLYSGPYPPYAGGGGYLLSRDALSLLLHASTRVPLFPIDDAYVGMVAQAANLPARHHPGFMPVEYSPSRHPCHYLNRV